The following proteins come from a genomic window of Halanaerobiaceae bacterium ANBcell28:
- a CDS encoding DUF2178 domain-containing protein, producing the protein MLIFKYKEALKNDKKLKEIYIEENDERSKMIKEKSNTLTLEIIHYILAFALVISLAINKTVLYTLFAFVLLLLIKEWLTKLYYESKY; encoded by the coding sequence TTGCTTATATTTAAATACAAAGAAGCTTTAAAGAATGATAAAAAACTAAAAGAAATATACATTGAAGAAAATGATGAACGTAGTAAAATGATTAAAGAAAAAAGTAATACACTAACTCTTGAGATAATCCACTACATACTGGCGTTTGCTCTGGTAATCTCTTTAGCTATTAATAAAACTGTATTATATACTTTATTTGCTTTTGTTTTACTATTACTTATCAAAGAATGGCTGACAAAGCTTTATTATGAAAGCAAGTATTAA
- the carB gene encoding carbamoyl-phosphate synthase large subunit: MPKREDISKVLIIGSGPIVIGQACEFDYSGTQACKALTEEGYEIVLVNSNPATIMTDPEMADRTYIEPLTVESVEKIIEIEKPDALLPNLGGQTALNLASELDKEGILEKHNVEIIGIQPDAIERGEDRIIFKEEMKKLGVPMAKSSPAYSIEEAEEIAKEFTYPVVIRPAYTMGGTGGGIVYNVEELREVVERGIAASMISQVLVEEAVIGWQELELELVRDHTGKKISICFIENVDPMGVHTGDSFCVAPMLTVAQKVQDRIEEYSYKIADAIGVIGGANFQFAYNPEDDRLVVIEMNPRTSRSSALASKATGFPIARISTILAVGYRLDELPYWKEGTLDKYRPSGDYVVVKYARWAFEKFPEVEDKLGTQMMAVGEAMSIGKNFVEAFQKAIRSLEIGRYGLGNINKFKNLKKEEILQAIGTPSSERIFLIYQAMQAGINIKEIQDITYIDEWFLSEMKRLVDFEEKIKGYKGQELPEAILVEAKELGFSDKYLAKILDTDEKKLREQRYQYDKKSDYDIVPVSGADGEYYYSTYNKSDSKVETSDRKKIMILGGGPNRIGQGIEFDYACVHAAFTLDKMDYDSVMVNCNPETVSTDYDTSNKLYFEPLTVEDVLRIYEKEKPEGMIVQFGGQTPLNIAEELEKAGVKILGTSPASIDFAEDREQFRELMVKLDIPQPESDIARSIDEARKIARRIGYPLMVRPSYVLGGRGMEIVYDEASLDRYVQTAVDEVSPDHPILIDKFLENAIEAEVDALTDGKDTFVAAIMEHIEEAGIHSGDSACSIPAINITDEQIATIEDYSEKIAKELEVVGLMNIQYAIADGKVYIIEANPRASRTVPLVSKVTGINMAQIATRLMLGESLVDMNLKTREIPYFGIKEAVFPFNMFKNVDPVLGPEMKATGEVMGIADSYSMAFYKAQEASGVRLPLEGKVLITVNEKDKPLILESAKKLVEMGFEILATGGTHNYLEEQGIKSTPINKINQGRPNIVDAIKNGDIQLIINTPIGKQGKDDDSYIRSGAIQYKIPYITTTTATKASVNGIAAARKEDYSVKAIQDFHQMLEK, from the coding sequence ATGCCAAAAAGAGAAGATATAAGTAAAGTATTAATTATTGGTTCAGGTCCTATAGTGATTGGACAGGCTTGTGAGTTTGATTATTCAGGTACTCAGGCTTGTAAGGCTTTAACAGAAGAAGGATATGAAATTGTTCTGGTAAATTCAAATCCAGCTACAATTATGACTGACCCTGAAATGGCTGATAGAACATATATTGAGCCATTAACTGTGGAATCAGTCGAAAAGATAATTGAAATTGAAAAACCAGATGCTTTATTACCTAACCTTGGAGGACAGACTGCTTTAAACCTTGCTTCTGAATTAGACAAAGAAGGAATTTTAGAAAAACACAATGTGGAGATAATAGGTATTCAACCTGATGCAATTGAGCGTGGAGAGGATCGTATTATTTTCAAGGAAGAAATGAAAAAGCTTGGGGTTCCCATGGCTAAAAGTTCTCCTGCATACTCAATAGAAGAAGCTGAAGAAATAGCTAAAGAATTTACATATCCTGTTGTAATTCGCCCTGCTTACACCATGGGTGGTACTGGTGGAGGTATTGTCTATAATGTAGAGGAGCTTAGAGAAGTTGTTGAGCGGGGTATAGCTGCCAGCATGATTAGTCAGGTATTAGTAGAAGAAGCGGTAATAGGCTGGCAGGAATTAGAACTGGAACTAGTTAGAGATCATACAGGTAAAAAGATATCTATTTGCTTTATAGAAAATGTAGATCCAATGGGTGTACATACTGGAGATAGTTTCTGTGTAGCACCAATGTTGACTGTAGCTCAAAAGGTACAAGATCGTATTGAGGAATATAGCTACAAAATTGCCGATGCTATTGGAGTTATTGGTGGGGCCAACTTCCAGTTTGCTTATAACCCAGAAGATGATCGTTTAGTAGTAATTGAAATGAATCCACGTACATCCAGATCCTCAGCCCTTGCTTCTAAAGCAACAGGCTTTCCAATAGCTAGAATTTCTACTATATTAGCTGTTGGGTATAGATTGGATGAATTACCATATTGGAAAGAAGGCACATTAGACAAATACAGGCCATCCGGAGACTATGTAGTAGTAAAATATGCACGCTGGGCTTTTGAAAAGTTCCCAGAAGTTGAAGATAAGTTAGGCACACAGATGATGGCTGTAGGTGAGGCCATGAGTATTGGTAAGAATTTTGTGGAAGCCTTCCAAAAAGCAATCCGTTCTCTGGAAATAGGGCGTTATGGTTTAGGTAATATCAATAAATTTAAAAATTTAAAGAAAGAAGAAATACTACAGGCTATAGGCACACCATCAAGTGAAAGGATATTCTTGATTTATCAAGCTATGCAAGCAGGCATTAATATTAAAGAAATTCAGGATATAACATATATTGATGAATGGTTCTTAAGTGAAATGAAAAGACTAGTTGATTTTGAAGAAAAAATCAAAGGATATAAAGGACAGGAATTACCTGAGGCAATTTTAGTAGAAGCAAAAGAATTAGGATTTTCAGATAAATATCTTGCTAAAATACTTGATACTGATGAGAAAAAACTCCGTGAACAACGCTATCAGTATGACAAAAAGAGTGATTATGATATAGTACCGGTTAGTGGAGCAGATGGAGAGTATTATTACTCAACCTATAATAAGAGTGATAGTAAAGTAGAAACTTCTGACAGGAAGAAGATTATGATTTTAGGGGGAGGACCTAATAGGATTGGACAGGGTATTGAGTTTGATTATGCCTGTGTACATGCTGCTTTTACTCTTGATAAAATGGACTATGACTCTGTGATGGTTAACTGTAATCCAGAAACTGTTTCTACTGACTATGATACTTCAAATAAACTATACTTTGAGCCATTAACAGTAGAAGATGTATTACGAATATATGAAAAAGAAAAGCCGGAAGGAATGATAGTACAATTTGGTGGTCAAACACCACTAAATATAGCTGAAGAGTTGGAAAAGGCCGGTGTGAAAATTCTTGGTACATCACCAGCCAGCATTGATTTTGCTGAAGACAGAGAGCAATTCCGCGAATTGATGGTTAAACTAGATATCCCTCAGCCAGAAAGTGATATTGCTCGCTCTATAGATGAAGCCAGAAAGATAGCCAGGAGAATTGGATATCCACTAATGGTAAGACCGTCATATGTGCTAGGTGGAAGAGGAATGGAAATAGTCTATGATGAAGCTAGTCTTGATAGATATGTGCAAACTGCAGTAGATGAGGTTTCACCTGACCATCCAATTTTAATTGATAAATTCTTAGAAAATGCAATTGAAGCTGAAGTAGATGCCCTGACAGATGGAAAAGATACCTTTGTAGCTGCGATAATGGAGCATATTGAGGAAGCAGGTATTCACTCAGGAGATAGTGCCTGTTCAATACCAGCCATTAATATTACAGATGAACAGATAGCTACCATAGAAGATTATTCAGAAAAGATAGCTAAAGAGCTAGAAGTTGTAGGTTTAATGAATATTCAATATGCTATAGCAGATGGTAAAGTATATATAATTGAAGCAAATCCACGGGCTTCCAGAACTGTACCTTTAGTAAGTAAAGTTACAGGAATCAATATGGCTCAAATAGCAACAAGGCTTATGCTAGGAGAATCCTTAGTAGATATGAACTTAAAAACACGGGAAATACCTTATTTTGGTATAAAAGAAGCTGTATTCCCTTTCAATATGTTCAAAAATGTTGATCCTGTATTAGGACCAGAAATGAAAGCTACCGGTGAAGTAATGGGAATTGCTGATTCCTATTCCATGGCATTTTATAAAGCACAGGAAGCTTCAGGTGTTAGATTACCACTTGAAGGTAAAGTTTTAATAACAGTAAATGAAAAAGATAAGCCATTGATTCTTGAATCAGCCAAAAAGTTAGTAGAGATGGGTTTTGAAATACTGGCAACTGGAGGAACACATAATTATCTTGAAGAACAGGGTATAAAAAGTACCCCGATTAACAAGATCAACCAGGGCAGACCCAATATAGTAGATGCTATTAAAAATGGAGATATACAATTAATTATCAATACTCCAATTGGTAAACAGGGTAAAGATGATGATAGCTATATTCGTTCTGGTGCTATCCAGTACAAGATACCGTATATTACAACAACAACTGCTACTAAAGCCAGTGTTAATGGTATAGCAGCAGCTCGCAAAGAAGATTATTCAGTAAAAGCCATTCAGGATTTCCATCAGATGCTGGAGAAATAG